A window from Nitrospira sp. ND1 encodes these proteins:
- the hflK gene encoding FtsH protease activity modulator HflK has translation MVWDPKDPWSKKGDDLDQAFKQAQGQLRNLLPTGGFRNLLLVAFTVFLIWQSAFIVAPDEEGVVKRFGIPVRVVDPGPHMKIPIIESVLQPKVAKLHRVEIGFRKDRQGRQQMVPQEALMLTGDMNILAIEFIVQYKIKSSREYLFNVADIDETIGKAAEASMREVIGKSKIDEALTTGKAQIQNDTQELLQHILDDYRTGVQVAAVQLQDVDPPEAVAAAFKDVTNAKEDREKLINQAQGYRNDITPKAKGEAAQLVNQAKGYAQARLNRSQGESNRFLATLKEYNQAKDIISKRIYIETLEDVLPHIDKFVLDGKGADRALPYLPLDRFSKPAPSSSTQERTP, from the coding sequence ATGGTCTGGGACCCCAAAGACCCTTGGAGCAAGAAGGGCGACGATTTGGATCAGGCCTTCAAGCAGGCCCAGGGCCAACTTCGCAATCTGTTACCTACGGGCGGTTTCCGCAATCTTCTTCTTGTCGCCTTCACGGTCTTCCTCATCTGGCAAAGCGCCTTTATTGTGGCACCGGACGAAGAAGGCGTGGTGAAACGCTTCGGTATCCCCGTGCGCGTTGTGGATCCGGGCCCACACATGAAGATTCCCATCATCGAAAGCGTCTTGCAACCGAAGGTCGCGAAGCTTCACCGGGTGGAGATCGGATTTCGAAAGGATCGCCAAGGCCGCCAGCAGATGGTGCCGCAAGAAGCCTTGATGCTGACCGGCGACATGAACATTCTGGCAATTGAATTTATCGTCCAATATAAAATCAAAAGTTCGCGCGAGTACCTCTTCAATGTGGCCGACATCGACGAGACCATCGGGAAGGCGGCTGAAGCCTCTATGCGGGAAGTGATCGGCAAGAGCAAAATCGATGAAGCTCTCACTACGGGCAAAGCACAAATCCAGAACGACACGCAGGAACTTCTCCAACACATCCTCGACGACTATAGGACCGGCGTGCAGGTTGCCGCGGTCCAGTTGCAGGATGTCGACCCGCCCGAAGCCGTGGCCGCCGCGTTCAAGGACGTCACCAACGCCAAGGAAGACCGTGAAAAGCTGATCAACCAAGCTCAGGGCTATCGCAACGATATTACCCCCAAAGCCAAGGGTGAAGCGGCCCAGTTGGTGAACCAGGCCAAAGGGTATGCGCAGGCGCGGCTCAACCGCTCCCAGGGCGAATCCAATCGATTCCTCGCGACGCTGAAAGAATACAACCAGGCGAAAGACATTATCAGCAAGCGGATCTATATCGAGACCCTTGAAGACGTGCTCCCCCACATCGATAAATTTGTCCTGGACGGCAAAGGGGCGGACCGTGCGCTGCCGTATCTGCCGCTCGATCGGTTCTCCAAACCGGCCCCGTCCAGTTCGACACAGGAGCGCACGCCATGA
- a CDS encoding metalloregulator ArsR/SmtB family transcription factor, translating into MRNPARAAELFHALADPTRLEILDELKEGECCVCELTDRLQAGQSRLSFHLKVLKDAGMILDRREGRWMYYSVNADALAELDDLVDSLKQAKRARRATGCC; encoded by the coding sequence GTGCGAAATCCAGCGCGGGCGGCGGAGTTGTTTCACGCGCTTGCGGACCCGACGCGATTGGAGATTCTGGACGAGCTGAAAGAGGGCGAGTGCTGTGTGTGCGAACTGACGGATCGCCTGCAGGCCGGGCAGTCGCGGCTCTCCTTTCATCTGAAGGTACTTAAGGACGCCGGAATGATCTTGGATCGACGAGAGGGCCGATGGATGTACTACTCCGTGAACGCCGACGCCCTTGCCGAGCTCGATGACCTCGTCGATTCGCTCAAGCAGGCGAAGCGGGCGCGCCGCGCCACCGGCTGTTGTTGA
- a CDS encoding arsenite methyltransferase — MDAQAIRELVKEKYGEAAARAKSGGSSCCGASPALMNVDPITSNLYSDQERQGLPADAVAASLGCGNPTALAELHAGETVLDLGSGGGIDVLLSAKRVGPAGKAYGLDMTEQMLALARENQRAAGVENVEFLKGEIEHIPLPDRSVDVIISNCVVNLSGEKERVLAEAFRVLRPGGRLALSDIVVRGAIPSEIRRNLELWAGCVAGALEETEYRDMLAQAGFVEIGIEPTRIYQADDVKELLVGTDLSSDLLVAQVEGKFMSAFIRAKKPAVTV; from the coding sequence ATGGACGCACAAGCGATTCGAGAGCTGGTCAAGGAGAAATACGGTGAAGCGGCCGCTAGAGCCAAGAGCGGAGGCAGTTCCTGCTGCGGGGCCTCCCCCGCGCTGATGAATGTCGATCCGATCACGTCCAACCTGTATTCAGATCAGGAGCGTCAGGGGTTGCCGGCGGATGCCGTGGCGGCCTCGCTGGGCTGCGGGAATCCAACGGCTCTGGCAGAACTTCATGCCGGTGAGACGGTGTTGGATCTGGGATCCGGCGGCGGCATCGATGTGTTGCTCTCTGCCAAGCGAGTCGGTCCGGCGGGGAAAGCCTATGGGTTGGATATGACGGAGCAGATGTTGGCGTTGGCCAGAGAAAATCAGCGCGCAGCCGGCGTGGAGAACGTCGAGTTTCTGAAGGGCGAAATCGAGCACATCCCGCTGCCTGATCGTTCCGTGGATGTGATCATCAGCAATTGCGTCGTGAATTTGTCCGGCGAAAAGGAGCGCGTGCTGGCGGAAGCCTTTCGCGTCCTGCGTCCGGGAGGCCGGCTGGCGTTGTCCGACATTGTAGTGCGAGGGGCGATTCCCTCAGAGATCCGACGGAATCTCGAATTGTGGGCTGGTTGTGTCGCGGGCGCGTTGGAAGAGACGGAGTATCGGGACATGCTGGCCCAGGCGGGGTTCGTCGAGATCGGAATCGAGCCGACGCGCATCTATCAGGCCGATGACGTGAAGGAATTGCTGGTCGGCACAGACCTCTCCAGTGATCTGCTCGTGGCCCAAGTCGAGGGCAAGTTCATGAGCGCATTCATTCGGGCCAAGAAACCGGCCGTGACGGTCTAA
- the arsB gene encoding ACR3 family arsenite efflux transporter: protein MELALSVDEPQVATKRLSFFERYLTLWVALCMVAGVLIGQAVPGLVSSLRGAEIGQGSHINLPIAVLIWLMIVPMMMKVEFASVRDVGKRPVGLLITLFVNWVVKPFSMAFFAWVFFRYVFSAWISPAEADQYIAGTIILAAAPCTAMVFVWSYLTDGDPAYTLVQVAVNDLIMLVLFVPIVGLLVSGASSLAVPFDVLLYSVAIFIVIPLIVGAGLRLWLVRRYGLRWMEEQFLPRFAPVTIAALLLTLVCIFAFQSQNILGKTVHVVLIAVPILLQVYMNSALAYGLMHRWRVPYAIAAPGALIGASNFFELAVATAIALFGPESGAALATVVGVLVEVPVMLSVCSLCNKTRHWFNQEVGT, encoded by the coding sequence ATGGAACTCGCATTATCGGTCGATGAGCCGCAGGTGGCTACGAAGCGGCTGTCGTTCTTTGAGCGGTATCTCACGCTCTGGGTGGCGCTCTGCATGGTGGCCGGTGTGCTGATCGGGCAGGCGGTGCCCGGTTTGGTGTCGAGCCTGCGAGGGGCTGAGATCGGACAGGGCAGCCACATCAATCTGCCGATTGCCGTGCTGATCTGGCTGATGATTGTGCCGATGATGATGAAGGTTGAGTTTGCCTCGGTTCGTGACGTGGGCAAGCGGCCGGTCGGCCTGCTGATTACCCTGTTTGTGAATTGGGTGGTGAAGCCCTTCTCCATGGCGTTCTTTGCCTGGGTGTTTTTCCGGTACGTCTTCTCAGCCTGGATCTCACCCGCCGAGGCCGACCAATACATCGCGGGCACCATTATCCTGGCTGCGGCGCCCTGCACGGCAATGGTGTTTGTGTGGAGTTACCTGACGGACGGAGACCCCGCGTACACGCTCGTTCAGGTGGCCGTGAACGACCTGATCATGCTCGTGCTGTTTGTTCCGATTGTCGGGTTGCTGGTGAGCGGCGCGTCATCATTGGCCGTGCCGTTCGACGTGCTGCTCTATTCGGTGGCGATCTTTATCGTCATTCCGTTGATCGTCGGCGCCGGGCTTCGACTGTGGCTGGTTCGTCGGTACGGGCTGCGTTGGATGGAAGAACAGTTTCTGCCCCGATTCGCGCCGGTGACGATCGCGGCGCTGCTCCTCACGTTGGTGTGTATCTTCGCGTTTCAGTCGCAAAACATCCTGGGGAAAACCGTACATGTCGTCCTGATTGCAGTGCCGATTCTCCTGCAGGTCTACATGAATTCGGCGCTCGCCTATGGCCTGATGCATCGCTGGCGGGTTCCCTACGCGATCGCCGCGCCGGGAGCGCTCATCGGTGCCAGCAATTTTTTCGAATTGGCTGTGGCGACCGCCATCGCCCTGTTCGGACCGGAGTCCGGTGCCGCGTTGGCGACGGTGGTCGGGGTGTTGGTGGAAGTGCCGGTCATGTTGTCCGTCTGCAGCCTGTGCAACAAGACCAGGCATTGGTTCAATCAGGAGGTCGGCACATGA
- a CDS encoding arsenate reductase ArsC, whose protein sequence is MKARVLFLCTGNSARSQMAEGWLRHLAGDRFEVFSAGTHPVGLNSGSVEAMAEVGIDIAGHRSKHVSEFLTQPFDYVITVCDRAKESCPTWPGPTHLLHWSFDDPAAVTDSDEAHRQLFRRVRDEILGQIKGFLAQEAKSLVSGPC, encoded by the coding sequence ATGAAAGCACGAGTGCTATTTCTCTGTACCGGCAACTCCGCGCGCAGTCAGATGGCGGAGGGGTGGTTGCGGCATCTGGCGGGCGATCGGTTTGAGGTGTTCAGCGCGGGCACTCACCCGGTTGGCTTGAACTCTGGCTCGGTCGAAGCGATGGCCGAGGTGGGAATCGACATTGCGGGACATCGGTCAAAACATGTCTCTGAATTTCTGACGCAGCCGTTCGATTACGTCATTACGGTCTGCGACCGGGCCAAAGAGTCCTGCCCGACCTGGCCGGGGCCCACCCATCTGTTGCATTGGAGTTTTGACGATCCGGCGGCAGTTACCGACTCTGACGAAGCCCATCGACAGCTGTTTCGACGAGTTCGCGACGAGATTCTTGGACAGATCAAGGGTTTCCTGGCTCAGGAGGCAAAGTCACTCGTCTCAGGTCCTTGCTAG
- the arsS gene encoding arsenosugar biosynthesis radical SAM (seleno)protein ArsS (Some members of this family are selenoproteins.): MGLSLLARRDPLAAASEQLRLLAQTTACQPFETALNAVELYPLHATGITTLQLNLGKLCNQTCRHCHVDAGPDRTEVMSKETLDLCLQALARTDIPTVDITGGAPELNPHFRWVVEQARLLGRQVLDRCNLSVLLIPSQADLGEFLAQHRVEVIASLPSYQATQTDAQRGEGIFDKSMEALRLLNRLGYGKEGSGLTLNLVYNPVGAFLPPKQEGIEAKFRKELASRHGVSFTRLYTITNMPISRFLEFLIESGNYEGYMERLAAAFNPAAAAGVMCRYTLSVGWDGTLYDCDFNQMLELPVSQGTPQHIRDFDPARLHHRQIVTRNHCYGCTAGSGSSCGGAVT; this comes from the coding sequence ATGGGTCTAAGCCTGCTCGCTCGACGAGATCCGCTCGCAGCCGCGTCGGAGCAGCTGCGACTCCTGGCCCAGACGACGGCCTGTCAGCCGTTCGAGACGGCCCTCAATGCGGTAGAGCTCTATCCGCTTCACGCGACCGGCATCACGACGCTCCAACTTAACCTCGGGAAGCTGTGTAACCAAACCTGTCGCCACTGTCACGTAGACGCCGGACCGGACCGGACGGAGGTCATGTCGAAAGAGACCCTCGACCTCTGTCTCCAGGCCCTAGCTCGCACGGATATTCCCACCGTGGATATCACCGGCGGCGCACCCGAACTGAATCCGCACTTTCGCTGGGTCGTCGAACAGGCCCGATTATTGGGCCGTCAGGTGCTGGATCGCTGCAATCTTTCCGTGCTGCTCATCCCTTCGCAAGCCGACCTGGGGGAGTTTCTGGCGCAGCACCGCGTGGAGGTCATTGCATCGCTGCCGTCCTATCAGGCCACACAGACGGATGCACAACGCGGCGAGGGTATTTTCGACAAATCGATGGAGGCCCTTCGGTTATTGAACCGACTGGGCTACGGCAAAGAGGGCAGCGGACTGACGCTCAACCTGGTGTATAACCCGGTGGGCGCCTTTCTTCCGCCGAAGCAGGAAGGGATCGAGGCGAAGTTCCGGAAAGAGCTGGCCTCCCGTCACGGCGTCAGCTTCACGCGCCTGTACACCATCACCAATATGCCCATCAGCCGATTTCTGGAGTTCCTGATCGAAAGCGGCAACTACGAAGGCTACATGGAACGGCTTGCCGCGGCCTTCAACCCGGCGGCGGCAGCGGGCGTCATGTGCCGCTACACCCTGTCGGTCGGATGGGACGGGACCCTCTACGATTGCGACTTCAATCAGATGCTGGAATTGCCGGTCTCGCAGGGAACCCCACAACACATTCGAGACTTCGATCCCGCACGCCTGCACCATCGGCAGATCGTGACGAGGAACCACTGCTACGGGTGCACAGCCGGATCCGGTTCCTCCTGCGGCGGCGCCGTCACCTAG
- a CDS encoding methyltransferase domain-containing protein — protein MAIDDITQKVSDRYARAAATGEQMCCPTGYDFADLKSFVPEEVLTISYGCGTPAGLNTVQSGETVLDIGSGGGIDCFEAARRVGPTGRVIGIDMTDTMLEIARRNAPIVAGNLGYATSNIEFRKGMADVMPVEDASVDLIISNCVINLAPDKRKVFREMYRVIKPGGRFTISDIVSDQVVPQYLVHDAAKWGDCLSGALQVQDYIGGMVDAGFRAVHQIKSTPWQSIDGIHFLSVTLTGYKFPAIVGEKASSYATLRGPFSSVTDELGQRYERGVPQRIDGPSTQLLQSEPLRSLFLLGPTPVTLAATDPRWCAIHPEQKPCVWQGAYAILTGPIISAEDDDHHQYYRGVPLEICSKTLQVLTQEAYRPHFTIYQRASAAVDGTEVACSPTGGCC, from the coding sequence ATGGCCATCGACGATATCACCCAGAAAGTCAGCGACCGCTATGCGCGGGCGGCTGCAACCGGCGAACAGATGTGTTGCCCGACCGGGTATGACTTTGCCGACCTCAAATCGTTTGTTCCGGAAGAAGTCCTGACCATCTCCTACGGCTGCGGCACTCCGGCCGGGCTGAACACCGTTCAATCGGGTGAAACGGTGCTGGATATCGGCTCCGGCGGCGGGATCGATTGTTTTGAGGCGGCGCGCCGGGTGGGACCCACCGGACGAGTCATCGGCATCGACATGACGGACACGATGCTGGAGATTGCCCGCCGCAACGCGCCCATCGTGGCCGGAAACCTGGGCTATGCGACATCGAATATCGAGTTCCGCAAGGGGATGGCCGATGTCATGCCGGTGGAGGACGCCAGCGTCGATCTGATCATTTCCAACTGTGTGATCAATCTGGCGCCGGACAAGCGGAAGGTCTTCCGCGAGATGTACCGCGTGATCAAGCCGGGCGGCCGGTTTACGATTTCGGACATCGTATCGGACCAGGTCGTACCGCAATACCTGGTACATGATGCAGCCAAGTGGGGCGATTGCTTGTCCGGCGCCTTGCAGGTGCAGGACTACATCGGCGGAATGGTCGATGCGGGATTTCGCGCCGTCCACCAGATCAAGTCCACGCCCTGGCAGTCGATCGACGGCATCCATTTCCTCTCGGTGACGCTCACCGGATACAAGTTTCCAGCCATCGTCGGCGAAAAGGCCTCGTCCTATGCCACGCTCCGGGGCCCCTTCTCGAGCGTGACGGATGAATTGGGCCAACGGTACGAACGCGGCGTACCTCAACGCATCGATGGCCCCAGCACGCAACTGTTGCAGAGCGAACCGCTTCGTTCGCTGTTTCTTCTCGGCCCCACGCCTGTCACACTCGCCGCCACCGACCCGCGCTGGTGCGCGATCCATCCGGAACAAAAACCCTGCGTCTGGCAAGGCGCCTATGCGATTCTCACCGGACCGATCATCAGTGCGGAGGACGACGATCATCACCAGTACTACCGCGGCGTGCCGTTGGAAATTTGTTCCAAGACCCTCCAGGTTCTGACTCAGGAGGCCTATCGCCCTCACTTCACGATCTACCAACGAGCCTCGGCAGCGGTGGACGGCACGGAAGTCGCCTGTAGCCCGACCGGCGGTTGTTGCTGA
- a CDS encoding group 1 truncated hemoglobin, translated as MSQRMASLSLILGLALTVAACNTVGSGPAGTTAGEKSLYDRLGGKTAITAVVDDFVGRVAADTRINGKFANANIPRLKSMLVDQICQASGGPCTYTGRDMKSTHAGMGVSSGDFDALVGDLVATLNKFKVPEREKNELLGALGPMKGDIVEKPMASMQ; from the coding sequence ATGTCGCAACGAATGGCATCCCTTTCTTTGATCCTTGGCCTCGCGCTGACCGTCGCGGCCTGCAATACGGTCGGTTCAGGACCGGCCGGTACCACAGCAGGCGAAAAATCTCTCTACGACCGGCTGGGTGGCAAAACGGCCATTACCGCAGTGGTGGACGACTTCGTCGGGCGCGTGGCCGCCGACACCCGCATCAACGGGAAGTTCGCCAACGCCAATATCCCGCGCCTGAAATCGATGCTGGTCGATCAAATCTGTCAGGCGTCGGGCGGACCTTGCACCTATACCGGGCGGGATATGAAGAGCACCCATGCCGGCATGGGGGTCAGCAGCGGCGACTTCGACGCGCTGGTCGGAGACCTCGTCGCCACGTTGAACAAATTCAAAGTGCCTGAACGGGAAAAGAACGAGCTGCTGGGCGCATTGGGTCCGATGAAGGGCGACATTGTCGAGAAGCCGATGGCCTCGATGCAGTAG
- a CDS encoding sigma-70 family RNA polymerase sigma factor, which produces MIHSQAVAQTPLMYEQEWAGLLARIAAGDQPALAEFYDASSAKVFGLVMKILADRTVAEEVTMDVYTQVWRRASSYDAERGTPGSWLMTLAKTRAIDRFRSSYLERGRQVPLDHAAEVPGDGATPEQYSAGLERQRLVQEAMASLSAEQRQAIALAYYWGLSQSEIADRLQLPLGTVKTRMRLGMIRLREVLAPHGEGVRS; this is translated from the coding sequence ATGATTCATTCACAGGCTGTGGCACAGACACCTTTGATGTATGAGCAGGAATGGGCGGGACTTCTCGCGCGCATTGCCGCCGGAGACCAGCCTGCGCTTGCGGAGTTCTATGATGCGAGCAGTGCCAAGGTGTTCGGGTTGGTGATGAAGATCCTCGCGGATCGTACGGTTGCTGAAGAAGTCACCATGGATGTGTATACGCAGGTGTGGCGCCGCGCCTCCAGCTACGACGCGGAGAGAGGCACGCCGGGGAGCTGGCTGATGACGCTCGCGAAGACCCGGGCCATCGACCGGTTCCGGAGCAGTTATCTGGAGCGGGGGCGGCAAGTCCCGCTCGATCACGCGGCGGAGGTGCCGGGTGACGGGGCCACGCCCGAGCAATACAGTGCGGGGCTCGAACGGCAGCGGCTGGTGCAGGAAGCCATGGCGAGTCTCTCCGCCGAGCAGCGTCAGGCGATTGCCTTGGCGTACTACTGGGGTTTGAGTCAGAGTGAAATCGCCGACCGGTTGCAGCTGCCGTTGGGGACGGTGAAGACGCGGATGAGGCTGGGCATGATCAGACTGCGCGAGGTCCTGGCTCCGCACGGGGAAGGGGTGCGGTCATGA
- a CDS encoding cupin domain-containing protein, translating into MTDPRHKEDMSEHAALYALEALGDDEQRQFKQALETAPPEVWQQVAAFQEVVQELAFSGPAIAPPASLKAKLMARIAQEPQERPGGGTFTFVRSGQGAWRDLGSGVSMKLLFNDSAGARATMLLRLAPGGTLVAHRHRQVEEFYVLEGNCICAGEFLQAGDYHRAEAGSIHPITSSEEGCLALVMTSTQNEPAG; encoded by the coding sequence ATGACCGATCCACGCCACAAGGAAGACATGTCGGAGCATGCGGCACTCTACGCCTTGGAAGCTCTGGGTGATGACGAGCAGCGGCAATTCAAGCAGGCCCTTGAGACGGCTCCTCCGGAAGTCTGGCAGCAGGTCGCAGCGTTTCAGGAGGTGGTGCAAGAGTTGGCATTCAGCGGTCCCGCCATCGCGCCTCCGGCGTCACTCAAGGCCAAGCTCATGGCGCGCATCGCGCAGGAACCGCAGGAGCGACCCGGCGGAGGAACGTTCACGTTTGTTCGATCGGGGCAGGGGGCGTGGCGAGACCTGGGTTCTGGTGTGTCTATGAAACTGCTGTTCAACGATTCGGCCGGAGCACGGGCCACGATGCTGCTGCGGTTGGCTCCGGGTGGAACACTGGTGGCGCACCGTCACCGGCAGGTCGAAGAGTTCTACGTGTTGGAAGGGAACTGCATCTGTGCCGGGGAATTCCTCCAGGCGGGGGACTACCATCGCGCCGAGGCCGGGAGCATCCATCCCATCACATCAAGCGAAGAGGGCTGCCTGGCCCTGGTAATGACCTCGACACAGAACGAACCAGCCGGGTAA
- a CDS encoding DUF2784 domain-containing protein encodes MWYRIGADLVLLLHLAFVLFVVTGGLLLLKWPRLAWLHLPAAIWGAIVEYTGWICPLTPIEHTLRAMAGESAYGSDFIGHYLLPLMYPAGLTRPVQMLLGTAVVLVNVTIYWLVFGKPPRRRQ; translated from the coding sequence ATGTGGTACCGAATCGGCGCGGATCTCGTGCTGCTGCTACACCTGGCCTTTGTGCTCTTCGTCGTGACGGGTGGGCTGTTGCTATTGAAATGGCCTCGCCTTGCCTGGCTGCATCTACCGGCAGCGATCTGGGGGGCGATTGTCGAGTACACCGGTTGGATCTGCCCGCTCACCCCGATTGAACACACTCTGCGGGCCATGGCCGGAGAGTCAGCCTATGGCTCCGACTTCATTGGCCATTACCTCCTGCCCCTGATGTATCCGGCAGGGCTGACACGCCCCGTGCAGATGCTGCTGGGAACCGCGGTGGTGCTGGTGAATGTGACAATCTATTGGCTGGTCTTCGGAAAACCGCCAAGGCGACGGCAATAG
- a CDS encoding TfoX/Sxy family protein encodes MSGGPPNQSRRMRHDSFKDFVLDQLGEMPELTGKAMFGGYGLYQRATFFGIIHKGRLYFKTNDVTQALYRARGMHPFRPGAKQTLRQYYEVPVDILEDPQALAAWARSAVTLPTAQLPLPFTTAPPQGYDLPAQM; translated from the coding sequence ATGAGCGGCGGTCCACCCAATCAGTCTCGACGCATGCGCCACGACAGCTTCAAAGACTTCGTCCTGGATCAACTCGGTGAGATGCCTGAACTCACAGGGAAAGCCATGTTCGGCGGGTATGGCCTCTACCAGCGGGCCACCTTCTTCGGCATCATCCACAAGGGACGCCTCTACTTCAAAACTAACGACGTGACGCAAGCGCTCTATCGCGCGCGCGGCATGCATCCCTTCCGTCCGGGCGCCAAACAAACGCTCCGACAGTATTACGAAGTGCCGGTGGATATTCTGGAGGACCCGCAGGCGCTGGCCGCCTGGGCTCGCAGCGCCGTGACATTACCCACCGCGCAGTTGCCCCTTCCCTTCACCACCGCCCCGCCGCAGGGCTATGACCTTCCCGCTCAGATGTAG
- a CDS encoding Hsp20/alpha crystallin family protein: MSTLIRWDPFRVQWNPLKERDELEHRLSTLLGHRASTGNGGKEALTVAEWSPLVDIVEDENEYRIKAELPAMKKEDVRLTVDNGVLTISGERKYEQEEKREKHHRIERAYGSFVRSFSLPEDADGSKVTADYKDGVLHMHLPKSEKAKPKSIEIKVS; the protein is encoded by the coding sequence ATGAGCACACTCATACGTTGGGATCCGTTTCGAGTTCAGTGGAATCCTTTGAAAGAACGGGACGAACTGGAACACCGATTGTCGACCCTCCTGGGACATCGGGCATCGACCGGGAATGGGGGCAAGGAAGCCCTGACGGTTGCCGAGTGGTCGCCGTTGGTGGACATCGTGGAAGATGAGAATGAATACCGCATCAAGGCGGAGTTGCCGGCCATGAAAAAAGAAGACGTGCGACTCACCGTGGACAACGGGGTGCTGACGATTTCCGGCGAACGGAAATACGAGCAGGAAGAGAAAAGGGAGAAGCATCACCGGATCGAACGCGCCTACGGGAGTTTCGTCCGCAGCTTCTCACTCCCGGAGGATGCGGACGGGAGCAAGGTCACAGCCGACTACAAAGACGGGGTGCTCCACATGCATCTCCCGAAATCCGAGAAAGCAAAACCGAAATCGATCGAGATCAAGGTGTCCTAG
- a CDS encoding DUF2934 domain-containing protein — METNVSRTTPQRAGTAHTSPSHDKAAHAGQAVKGTAAIALRAYELYEKRGRKDGQALEDWLNAERQLAAAAGH, encoded by the coding sequence ATGGAAACGAATGTCAGTCGAACCACCCCGCAGCGGGCCGGCACAGCCCACACGAGCCCGAGCCATGACAAAGCCGCGCACGCGGGGCAGGCCGTAAAGGGAACCGCTGCGATCGCCCTACGCGCCTACGAACTGTATGAGAAACGAGGGCGGAAAGACGGGCAGGCTCTGGAGGACTGGTTAAACGCCGAACGTCAGCTGGCTGCCGCAGCGGGCCACTAA